Proteins encoded within one genomic window of Vidua macroura isolate BioBank_ID:100142 chromosome 2, ASM2450914v1, whole genome shotgun sequence:
- the TNFRSF1A gene encoding tumor necrosis factor receptor superfamily member 1A: MRGSALPRNSLGTVILIFVCVLTKESVEITPVPYRLQVRRVALDGRDPSNPLRREKKQMHCQLGQYLHPRKTHCCMRCHAGTYKAKDCDGPDQATVCLPCANGTFTAIDNTMSKCFQCKRCRTALQQIVETPCTPKQDTVCGCQKNQYRIDSDSEYFRCRNCSSCADGIIASCSKNKDAICRCKPQFFLSRSNICKPCNSCTGEDCLLCPSPVTTSPTSSGLNGNLVLGTLVAIFGVIFLLCLARKVGKLVQKDKIVSSFYSCVSLPQTPKETVSEVEEERNKISTLLPESQKETELPLNAALSPTPPPQSSHELPDCVRPARKTQLPDNPAVLYTVVDHVPPSRWKEFVRRLGLSDYDLERIELEHRRLRDAQYEMLRLWKLQMGRAATVEHISRVLNQMELSGCSDAVQETLLNQNSPQPCSLHNHL; the protein is encoded by the exons GTTATTCTAATATTTGTCTGTGTGTTGACAAAGGAATCTGTAGAAATTACTCCAGTGCCATATAGACTGCAAGTCCGTCGGGTAGCTTTGGATGGAAGAGACCCCTCTAACCCtttgaggagagaaaagaaacagatgcACTGTCAACTGGGACAATACCTACACCCCAGAAAGACCCATTGCTGCATGAGGTGTCATGCAG GTACCTACAAGGCAAAAGACTGTGATGGGCCTGACCAGGCAACTGTCTGTCTTCCGTGCGCCAATGGCACATTCACAGCTATTGATAACACCATGTCTAAATGCTTCCAGTGCAAACGCTGCCGTACAG cACTCCAGCAGATAGTAGAgaccccctgcaccccaaagcAAGATACTGTTTGTGGCTGTCAGAAGAATCAGTATCGGATTGATTCTGATTCTGAATACTTCCGGTGTAGGAACTGCAGCTCGTGTGCCGATGGGATTATTGCCAGCT GTTCAAAGAACAAAGATGCCATTTGTAGGTGTAAGCCTCAATTCTTCCTGTCACGTAGTAATATTTGCAAGCCTTGCAACAG CTGCACTGGAGAAGACTGCTTGCTGTGTCCTAGCCCAGTCACTACCTCACCGACTTCATCTGGGCTGA ATGGAAACCTTGTACTTGGCACCCTTGTTGCAATATTTGGAGTtatcttcctcctctgccttgCACGTAAAGTAGGGAAGCTGGTCCAGAAAGATAAGATAGTGTCATCTTTCTACTCCTGTG tttCTTTGCCACAGACACCCAAGGAGACGGTATCAGAG GttgaggaagaaagaaataaaatttccacCCTTCTTCCTGAGTCCCAGAAGGAAACAGAATTGCCATTAAATGCAGCCCTATCACCTACGCCTCCGCCACAGAGTTCACACGAGTTACCAGACTGTGTCAGACCTGCCAGGAAGACACAGCTTCCAGACA ACCCTGCTGTTCTGTACACTGTGGTGGATCACGTGCCGCCGTCGCGGTGGAAGGAGTTTGTGCGGCGCCTGGGCCTGAGTGACTACGACCTGGAGCGGATTGAGCTGGAGCACCGGCGCCTGCGAGATGCCCAGTATGAAATGCTCCGACTGTGGAAACTGCAGATGGGCCGTGCTGCCACTGTGGAGCACATCAGCCGTGTTCTCAACCAGATGGAGCTCAGTGGCTGCAGTGACGCTGTTCAAGAAACTTTGCTAAACCAGAACTCTCCTCAACCTTGCAGCCTCCACAACCATCTTTAA
- the METTL16 gene encoding RNA N6-adenosine-methyltransferase METTL16 has protein sequence MALNKSMHARNRYKDKPPDFAYLAGKYPEFQQHVQTTLAGRVSLNFKDPEAVRALTCTLLKEDFGLTIDIPVERLIPTVPLRLNYIHWVEDLIGHRDAEKQTLRRGIDIGTGASCIYPLLGATLNGWYFLATEVDDMCFNYAKKNVEQNNLSDLIKVVKVPQKTLLMDALKEESEIIYDFCMCNPPFFANQLEAKGVNSRNPRRPPPSSVNTGGITEIMAEGGELEFVKRIIHDSLQLKKRLRWYSCMLGKKCSLAPLKEELRIQGVPKVTHTEFCQGRTMRWALAWSFYDDVQVPSPPSKRRKLEKPRKPITFMVLASTVKELSVKASAMGWDAVEAIAVVRAWVEKILTDLKVQHKRVPCGKDEISLFVTAIENSWIHLRRKKRERVRQLRELPRASEDILQAKEEEKNSQKSVSNNSDCENPKAEDSEMGFMAPDEDVQMTAGDEQPEESAAREERGDPVKEEEMEAKQGETSLGKGSGDVKEEPCSSEESSNLTVEKEPGPKETSGGFLFKCLMNVKKEGNDVVVEMHWVEGQNRDLMNQLCTYLRNQILRLVAS, from the exons ATGGCCCTCAACAAGTCCATGCACGCCCGCAACCGCTACAAGGACAAGCCCCCCGACTTTGCCTACCTGGCTGGCAAGTACCCCGAGTTCCAGCAGCACGTGCAGACCACCCTGGCGGGCAGGGTGAG CCTGAATTTCAAGGATCCCGAGGCCGTGAGGGCTCTGACGTGCACGCTCCTGAAGGAGGATTTCGGGCTGACGATCGACATCCCCGTGGAAAGGCTCATTCCCACCGTCCCTTTGAGGCTGAACTACATCCACTGGGTGGAGGATCTCATCGGCCACCGGGATGCTGAGAAGCAAACCCTGAGACGAGGCATTGACATAG ggacaggggcatCCTGTATATACCCATTACTTGGAGCAACTTTGAATGGCTGGTATTTCCTTGCAACAGAAGTGGATGACATGTGCTTCAATTATGCCAAGAAGAATGTGGAACAGAATAACTTGTCTGATCTGATAAAAG TGGTTAAGGTACCACAGAAGACTCTTCTAATGGATGCACTGAAAGAAGAATCTGAGATCATTTATGATTTCTGCATGTGCAACCCTCCCTTTTTTGCCAACCAGTTGGAGGCTAAG GGAGTTAATTCTCGAAATCCACGGCGtccccctcccagctctgtAAATACAGGAGGAATCACAGAAATCATGGCTGAGGGAGGGGAACTAGAATTTGTCAAAAGAATTATTCATGATAGTCTCCAGCTTAAAAAGAGGTTACG ATGGTACAGTTGCATGTtggggaagaaatgcagtttagCACCACTGAAAGAAGAACTTCGAATCCAGGGG GTTCCTAAAGTCACTCACACTGAATTCTGCCAGGGACGCACCATGAGATGGGCACTGGCCTGGAGTTTCTATGATGATGTGCAAGTACCT tcaCCTCcctctaaaagaagaaaattagaaaaaccACGAAAACCAATTACCTTCATGGTTTTGGCTTCTACAGTCAAAGAGTTATCTGTCAAAGCTTCAGCTATGGGCTGGGATGCTGTAGAAGCTATTGCTGTGGTTAGAGCCTGGGTAGAGAAGATTCTCACTGATCTGAAG GTTCAACATAAACGTGTTCCATGTGGAAAAGATGAAATTAGCCTCTTTGTGACTGCCATTGAAAACTCCTGGATTCATTTGAGGAGAAAGAAACGAGAGAGAGTAAGGCAATTACGAGAACTTCCTCGAGCTTCTGAAGATATTCTGCAagcaaaggaggaagaaaagaacagcCAGAAGAGTGTGAGCAACAACTCGGACTGTGAAAACCCCAAGGCTGAAGACTCTGAAATGGGGTTTATGGCACCTGATGAGGATGTCCAGATGACAGCAGGTGATGAGCAACCAGAGGAATCTGCTGCCAGAGAAGAACGCGGTGATCCTGTGAAGGAAGAGGAGATGGAAGCAAAGCAGGGAGAAACGTCACTTGGGAAAGGTTCTGGTGATGTGAAGGAGGAACCTTGCTCTTCAGAGGAATCTAGCAATCTGACAGTGGAAAAAGAGCCAGGCCCTAAAGAAACTAGTGGGGGTTTTCTTTTCAAGTGTTTAATGAAtgtgaagaa